A region from the Pelecanus crispus isolate bPelCri1 chromosome 11, bPelCri1.pri, whole genome shotgun sequence genome encodes:
- the HSCB gene encoding iron-sulfur cluster co-chaperone protein HscB, whose product MQAALRHCLGRARWALRASEAAPRPRCVGPGSPPALRCWSCGSPLPGAEGPPHFCPGCRALQPPGPRPDLFRLMDCDRSFRIDTQQLQRRFRSLQRAVHPDRFGRRPPKEQYYSEQHSSLINKAYQTLLNPLSRGLYLLELNGVEPAQETDCDADSEFLTEIMEINEKLAEPKNEDILEEIETVIKVKQEELTKEVTAAFERDDLQEAKKLLAKMKYFANLEDKLKNKKIPS is encoded by the exons ATGCAGGCGGCGCTGCGGCACTGCCTCGGCAGGGCGCGATGGGCGCTCCGCGCTTCCGaggcggccccgcggcctcgcTGCGTCGGGCCGGGCTCTCCCCCGGCCCTGCGGTGCTGGAGCTgtggcagccccctccccggcgccgAGGGGCCGCCTCACttctgccccggctgccgggccTTGCAGCCGCCGGGGCCTCGGCCTGACCTCTTCCGCCTGATGGACTG TGACCGCTCCTTCCGCATCGACACGCAGCAGCTGCAGCGGCGGTTCCGGAGCCTGCAGCGCGCCGTTCACCCCGATCGCTTCGGCCGGAGGCCGCCG AAAGAACAGTACTACTCTGAGCAACACTCTTCGTTGATTAACAAGGCCTACCAAACCCTCCTGAACCCTTTGAGCCGTGGCCTCTATCTA CTGGAGCTGAATGGAGTAGAGCCGGCACAAGAGACAGACTGTGATGCAGACTCGGAGTTTCTCACAGAAATCATGgaaattaatgagaaattaGCAGAGCCTAAAAATGAGGATATCCTTGAAGAAATTGAAACTGTAATTAAAG TTAAACAAGAAGAACTGACCAAAGAGGTGACTGCAGCTTTTGAAAGAG atgaTCTTCAAGAAGCTAAGAAGCTTCTagccaaaatgaaatattttgcaaacttAGAGGATAAACTAAAGAACAAGAAGATCCCTTCCTGA
- the CCDC117 gene encoding coiled-coil domain-containing protein 117, which yields MAALGRSCQGIPAGPAVEFPQAPAAAPDRHGPPAAARDEPQPGAAGHHRLQPPMMVMAGDGREGADGGGSSGLYLPSSFDVASLAALGSYNEGSPVAPVGSFTSAAYPQGLHQQQPHSHVSIRCGKKHKLEEEAEGCPVRKKRLTGAKNCPLNPNTEEWILCAGQQAAGEVASQYGGSGPEPAMLEIPCEEMDQTMGEQQCEVARRKLQEIEDRIIDEDEEVHADGNVSNLPTLILSDTLKKGMKRDFGEVLTKKIIESMSRPSMELVLWKPLPEFLTDKLKSVSVKNFKQQSTEGCQAKQSTPTAAFDPQTETFPESQQTAMSSDPYASLGISGCAEEEMEL from the exons ATGGCAGCCCTGGGCAGATCCTGTCAGGGCATCCCTGCGGGTCCTGCCGTGGAGTTCCCCCAGGCTCCGGCCGCTGCCCCTGACCGCCACGGCCCGCCGGCAGCGGCGCGGGACGAGCCGCAGCCCGGAGCCGCCGGCCACCAccgcctgcagccccccatGATGGTGATGGCAGGGGACGGACGCGAGGGCGCCGATGGCGGCGGTTCCTCCGGCCTGTATCTGCCGAGCAGCTTCGACGTCGCCTCCCTGGCTGCGCTGGGGAGTTACAACGAGGGCTCGCCGGTCGCCCCGGTGGGCTCCTTCACGAGCGCGGCATACCCGCAGGgcctgcaccagcagcagcctcacAGCCA tgtcTCTATTCGCTGTGGAAAGAAGCATAAGCTAGAAGAAGAGGCGGAAGG TTGTCCTGTGAGGAAGAAGAGATTGACAGGAGCCAAAAATTGCCCTTTGAATCCCAACACTGAAGAATGGATTCTCTGTGCAGgtcagcaggcagctggggaggtaGCAAGTCAGTATGGTGGCAGCGGTCCTGAACCTGCCATGTTAGAAATTCCCTGTGAAGAAATGGATCAGACAATGGGGGAACAGCAATGCGAGGTTGCTCGCAGGAAGCTTCAGGAAATTGAGGACAG GATAATtgatgaagatgaggaagttCATGCTGATGGAAATGTTAGCAATCTGCCCACTCTTATCCTGTCAGATACCCTTAAAAAAGGGATGAAGAGGGATTTTGGTGAAGTcctgacaaagaaaataatagagTCTAT GAGCCGTCCTTCTATGGAGCTGGTGCTTTGGAAACCTCTTCCTGAATTTCTCACAGATAAACTGAAGTCTGTTTCTGTTAAGAACTTCAAGCAGCAGAGTACAGAAGGGTGTCAAGCTAAGCAGTCAACACCAACAGCTGCTTTTGACCCACAGACTGAAACATTCCCTGAATCACAACAGACTGCCATGTCTTCAGATCCGTATGCTAGTTTGGGAATCTCTGGGTGtgcagaagaagaaatggagtTGTAG
- the LOC104030305 gene encoding solute carrier family 2, facilitated glucose transporter member 11 isoform X2 — MIHIHRSLLLQHIHKFLNETWNSRYRKELNPDLLTFLWSVIASIFSLGGLCGALIGGSMAIRLGRKGALLMNNIIAILASILMGISFPTGLFELLIAGRFLIGINSGIGICVQPLYIGEVAPKHLRGGMAMGTSIFLTGGILTGQIIGLRELLGGETYWPLLLSSSCFPAFAQLLFLPWFPESPRYLLIDRGDELSCVKALKRFHGSSEYRREMEDIQRECFALDGEKPKKPWQLFTDRGVRWQLITVIVMAMGQQFSGINAIYFYATYIFEQAGISAEKIPYVTLGTGACECFTALTCELYSWVPYVSMTSLFAFILSFGLGPGGITNTLTAELFIQSSRPAAYMIGGTVSWISFFTIGMLFPFMVNGLKQYCFLVFLLECSLVAAFIFFVIPETKNKSFLEIKKEFHRLNFGRNTQKKETELYERRQFHDEF; from the exons ATGATACACATTCATCGTTCTCTTCTACTGCAGCATATACACAAGTTCTTAAATGAAACCTGGAACAGTCGTTACCGCAAGGAACTAAATCCAGATTTGCTGACTTTTCTTTGGTCTGTCATTGCTTCTATATTTTCACTTGGAGGCCTGTGTGGAGCCCTTATTGGGGGCAGCATGGCGATTCGGCTAGGCAG GAAAGGAGCTCTTTTGATGAATAATATTATAGCAATACTGGCCTCCATTTTAATGGGGATCAGTTTTCCTACAGGATTGTTTGAGTTACTGATTGCTGGAAGGTTTTTGATTGGCATAAATTCAG GTATTGGGATCTGTGTGCAGCCTCTGTATATTGGGGAGGTTGCCCCAAAACATCTTAGAGGCGGCATGGCCATGGGGACTTCCATCTTTCTGACTGGGGGGATTCTCACTGGACAAATAATTGGTCTGAG GGAATTATTAGGTGGAGAAACATATTGGCCTCTGTTGCTATCCAGCAGCTGTTTCCCAGCATTTGCCCAACTTTTATTCCTGCCGTGGTTTCCTGAAAGTCCCAGATATCTTCTTATTGACAGAGGTGATGAGCTGAGCTGTGTCAAAG ctttgAAGCGATTTCATGGTTCTTCAGAGTATCGAAGGGAGATGGAAGACATACAGCGGGAATGTTTTGCCTTAGATGGGGAGAAACCCAAGAAGCCCTGGCAATTATTCACTGATCGTGGTGTGAGATGGCAGCTCATTACTGTGATTGTGATGGCTATGGGCCAACAGTTCAGTGGGATAAATGCT atTTATTTCTATGCAACTTACATTTTTGAACAAGCTGGGATCTCAGCAGAAAAAATCCCATATGTGACACTCGGCACTGGAGCTTGTGAATGCTTCACAGCCCTCACCTGT GAACTGTACTCATGGGTGCCTTATGTGAGCATGACATCTCTATTTGCCTTCATCTTGAGCTTTGGGTTGGGACCAG GTGGCATAACAAATACCCTGACAGCTGAATTATTTATACAGTCTTCACGTCCTGCTGCTTACATGATAGGAGGGACTGTTAGTTGGATTAGTTTCTTCACAATTGGAATGCTCTTTCCCTTCATGGTG aatggaCTGAAGCAGTATTGTTTTCTGGTGTTCTTACTGGAGTGCTCCTTAGTTGCTGCTTTCATCTTCTTCGTAATTCCCGAGacaaaaaacaaatcttttctgGAAATCAAAAAGGAATTTCACAGGCTTAATTTTGGAAGAAATacccaaaaaaaggaaacagagctTTATGAAAGACGACAATTCCatgatgaattttaa
- the LOC104030305 gene encoding solute carrier family 2, facilitated glucose transporter member 11 isoform X1 encodes MENQPLLRGPSTHSKFPTWTLFLAVCAVGIGGTFQYGYNVSIINAPTQHIHKFLNETWNSRYRKELNPDLLTFLWSVIASIFSLGGLCGALIGGSMAIRLGRKGALLMNNIIAILASILMGISFPTGLFELLIAGRFLIGINSGIGICVQPLYIGEVAPKHLRGGMAMGTSIFLTGGILTGQIIGLRELLGGETYWPLLLSSSCFPAFAQLLFLPWFPESPRYLLIDRGDELSCVKALKRFHGSSEYRREMEDIQRECFALDGEKPKKPWQLFTDRGVRWQLITVIVMAMGQQFSGINAIYFYATYIFEQAGISAEKIPYVTLGTGACECFTALTCGLLIDHIGRRYLIIGGYLLMTLWSIVLTFSLTYQELYSWVPYVSMTSLFAFILSFGLGPGGITNTLTAELFIQSSRPAAYMIGGTVSWISFFTIGMLFPFMVNGLKQYCFLVFLLECSLVAAFIFFVIPETKNKSFLEIKKEFHRLNFGRNTQKKETELYERRQFHDEF; translated from the exons ATGGAGAACCAGCCCCTGCTGAGAGGGCCTAGCACGCACAGCAAG TTCCCCACCTGGACCTTGTTTCTGGCTGTTTGTGCTGTTGGAATTGGAGGGACCTTTCAGTATGGGTATAATGTTTCCATTATCAATGCACCCACCCAG CATATACACAAGTTCTTAAATGAAACCTGGAACAGTCGTTACCGCAAGGAACTAAATCCAGATTTGCTGACTTTTCTTTGGTCTGTCATTGCTTCTATATTTTCACTTGGAGGCCTGTGTGGAGCCCTTATTGGGGGCAGCATGGCGATTCGGCTAGGCAG GAAAGGAGCTCTTTTGATGAATAATATTATAGCAATACTGGCCTCCATTTTAATGGGGATCAGTTTTCCTACAGGATTGTTTGAGTTACTGATTGCTGGAAGGTTTTTGATTGGCATAAATTCAG GTATTGGGATCTGTGTGCAGCCTCTGTATATTGGGGAGGTTGCCCCAAAACATCTTAGAGGCGGCATGGCCATGGGGACTTCCATCTTTCTGACTGGGGGGATTCTCACTGGACAAATAATTGGTCTGAG GGAATTATTAGGTGGAGAAACATATTGGCCTCTGTTGCTATCCAGCAGCTGTTTCCCAGCATTTGCCCAACTTTTATTCCTGCCGTGGTTTCCTGAAAGTCCCAGATATCTTCTTATTGACAGAGGTGATGAGCTGAGCTGTGTCAAAG ctttgAAGCGATTTCATGGTTCTTCAGAGTATCGAAGGGAGATGGAAGACATACAGCGGGAATGTTTTGCCTTAGATGGGGAGAAACCCAAGAAGCCCTGGCAATTATTCACTGATCGTGGTGTGAGATGGCAGCTCATTACTGTGATTGTGATGGCTATGGGCCAACAGTTCAGTGGGATAAATGCT atTTATTTCTATGCAACTTACATTTTTGAACAAGCTGGGATCTCAGCAGAAAAAATCCCATATGTGACACTCGGCACTGGAGCTTGTGAATGCTTCACAGCCCTCACCTGT GGTTTACTGATAGACCACATCGGAAGAAGATATCTCATCATTGGGGGTTATCTCCTTATGACCCTTTGGAGCATTGTTTTAACGTTCTCTCTGACTTACCAG GAACTGTACTCATGGGTGCCTTATGTGAGCATGACATCTCTATTTGCCTTCATCTTGAGCTTTGGGTTGGGACCAG GTGGCATAACAAATACCCTGACAGCTGAATTATTTATACAGTCTTCACGTCCTGCTGCTTACATGATAGGAGGGACTGTTAGTTGGATTAGTTTCTTCACAATTGGAATGCTCTTTCCCTTCATGGTG aatggaCTGAAGCAGTATTGTTTTCTGGTGTTCTTACTGGAGTGCTCCTTAGTTGCTGCTTTCATCTTCTTCGTAATTCCCGAGacaaaaaacaaatcttttctgGAAATCAAAAAGGAATTTCACAGGCTTAATTTTGGAAGAAATacccaaaaaaaggaaacagagctTTATGAAAGACGACAATTCCatgatgaattttaa